A section of the Pseudomonas lini genome encodes:
- a CDS encoding heme A synthase, whose amino-acid sequence MAKPGFRLALFATLLALIVVLLGAYTRLTHAGLGCPDWPGCYGFISVPNSEAQLAHAELHFPDTPVEAHKGWNEMLHRYFAGTLGLLITVLAGRAWTHRHHPGQPVKLPLFLLAVVFAQAAFGMWTVTLKLWPQVVTGHLLGGFATLSLLFLLTLRLSGVLPALTVPRRLQHWATAGLLLVILQIALGGWVSSNYAAVACIDFPTCHGQWLPPTDFANGFHLTQHIGPNYLGGQLDSDARTAIHLTHRIGALLVTLVLLGLAWQLKVVGMTRLAAMVLIALAAQITLGISNVVFHLPLPVAVAHNAGGAALLLTMVLVNYHARTSLVRVKHQPPVRWRFSLRKHSAGPITIKGEMPWRP is encoded by the coding sequence ATGGCCAAACCTGGATTTCGCCTCGCGCTGTTTGCCACCTTGCTGGCACTGATTGTGGTGTTGCTCGGCGCCTACACACGCCTGACTCACGCTGGCCTTGGCTGTCCGGACTGGCCCGGCTGCTACGGCTTTATCAGCGTGCCGAACAGCGAAGCCCAACTGGCCCATGCCGAACTGCATTTTCCCGATACCCCGGTAGAAGCCCACAAAGGCTGGAACGAGATGCTTCACCGCTACTTTGCCGGCACATTGGGGCTGTTGATCACGGTACTGGCGGGCCGCGCCTGGACCCATCGTCATCACCCGGGGCAGCCGGTGAAATTACCGTTGTTCTTGCTGGCGGTGGTGTTCGCCCAAGCGGCGTTCGGCATGTGGACGGTGACACTCAAGCTATGGCCGCAAGTGGTCACCGGGCATTTGCTTGGCGGCTTTGCGACCTTGAGCCTGTTGTTTCTGCTGACCTTGCGCCTGTCCGGCGTGTTGCCGGCGCTGACCGTGCCACGGCGCTTGCAGCACTGGGCGACCGCCGGGTTGCTGCTGGTGATCCTGCAAATTGCCCTGGGTGGCTGGGTCAGCTCCAATTACGCGGCGGTGGCCTGCATCGACTTTCCAACCTGCCACGGACAATGGCTGCCACCCACTGATTTCGCCAACGGCTTTCACCTGACCCAACACATCGGCCCCAATTACCTGGGCGGGCAACTGGACAGCGATGCCCGCACTGCGATTCACCTGACTCACCGTATCGGCGCGCTACTGGTCACTCTCGTTCTGCTCGGTCTGGCCTGGCAACTGAAGGTCGTCGGCATGACGCGCCTGGCCGCCATGGTGCTGATCGCCCTGGCCGCACAAATCACCCTGGGCATCAGCAATGTGGTGTTCCACTTGCCGCTGCCGGTGGCCGTCGCCCACAACGCCGGCGGTGCAGCCCTGCTGCTGACGATGGTGCTGGTCAATTATCACGCGCGAACCAGTCTGGTTCGGGTCAAGCATCAGCCCCCAGTGCGCTGGCGTTTCAGCCTGCGTAAACACTCGGCCGGGCCCATAACAATAAAAGGAGAAATGCCATGGCGACCCTGA